Genomic segment of Oncorhynchus nerka isolate Pitt River linkage group LG10, Oner_Uvic_2.0, whole genome shotgun sequence:
AAATGTAGAGGGAAACAAGTGTTTCCAATGACTTCATCAACCAATTAGCGGGCAATGCCAACTCATAATTAGTTACAATCATGAGGTTCtgccattttcacatatgttgatgttggggtggtgctggagatgatacattttttaaatgtcccTTTAAGTAATTTATTACATTTGGTAAATTAGTTCTCTACATATTTACACTACTGTATCAATTCCCTGATACAATTATGTTTTCAGATCTCTCTTTCACTATTCATGGGTATCACACTCAGACTAACCTTTACAACAACCCCAGCTGAAGCTATTTTTACCTATGCCAAAATGCCAGTGTTACGTAACACGAACAGCAATCTGTCTCCCGtagtccccccctcctccctgccctctaTCCCGTACTCTCGCCTCTTGCACCTCTTCTTCCTCTGCCTGAGAGTGTCAGACCTCCCTGTAAAACACCAAGAAAGAAAACGTGACATTTCAAAGGCTAAACTAAGGCTCAGGTTTCAGATTTCCACATGCTCCTTTCTAATGGCAGAACATGAAAATTTCCTTGACAGTTTGAATGGGTGCCCCTACAGTGAAATATTGCTATGTCCGACTCGTAAAACGTGTGTCAACATTTGGGTTCAGCAACAGACTGTGACTAATTGGGTATTACTTGTACGGCTAGAGAGTGTTAGCTGTCCCATGgtatccctctcatctctctctccccttcctcccctgtcctcagcgTGTGTACTACATCTCCCTGGAGTTCTACATGGGCCGCACCCTGCAGAACACCATGGTGAACCTGGCGCTGGAAAACGCCTGTGATGAAGCCGTATACCAGGTGAGGGATGCTCACATCCGTACATCATGTCATGGATTCTGGCCAACATAGCGAAATTGGATTTTCATTGCTGTAGCTAACCAAGGGGCAGTCAAACTGACTGCACCTTGTGTAACAAACAACTTCATTTTCAAATTTGACTCAAGGTCTAGCTGAAAGGAATACACGGAAGAAGAGTTTGTCGTGTGCCTGTGACTAAAGACTGGAAGTTGTGGGTGgatgttaaaggtccaatgcagccgtttttacctcaatatcaaatcatttctgggtaacaattaattaCCTCAccgtgattgttttcaattcaaatggtaaaaaaaataataataattagctTCTGAGAAAATAGTAATTTTtcaagcaataattttgctaggactgtctgggagtggtttgagtgggcagggggaaactgaaaacgagaggttattggcagagagttttggaactctctttcttattggtttaTTCAtgtgttgacaccaggcaggccaaaactccatccaaccaaaacaggctgacatttcaggcGGCCTttccaaacagctcttacacaaagGTCTTTTCCCCACAACtacacagtattattccaacctgaTCGCGTGGAAAGATACCTAAAACACAGCAAAAAAAAATCACGTTTTTTTGACTGCACTTGGTCTTTAACCGCCAATTGTGCTCCAGTAAGAGAGTGACCAGGACAAGATTCCATAGCACATTTAACCATATTATTGGCACCAATCCGGCTCTGTTTAAACTGAATGCCATTGTCACAGAGCTGTGGTTTGAACTTGGCTTGACCTGAGCCCCTCTGTTCCGTAGCTGGGTCTGGACATGGAGGAGCTGGAGGACATGGAGGAGGACGCAGGCCTGGGAAACGGTGGTCTTGGACGCCTTGCCGGTAAGCTGCCTCGCTACCTCCTCTCACGGAGAGTGTGACATTCTTGTGCCTTAGACAGTTTAGATCACCAGAAGGATCTGAACAGGATACAAACGGTATAGACAGGATCAGAAACATAGCCTAACCTAAGCCTTTCCTCAGCATGCTTCCTGGACTCTATGGCTTCTCTGGGTCTGGCTGCGTATGGATACGGTATCCGCTATGAGTTTGGCATCTTTAACCAGAAGATCGTCAAAGGATGGCAGGTAACGTATGGTCATATGCTTCCGGGGTGCTTTTCCCCATCATATCCAGGACCATAAGACAGAAGGAAGTACTGTGAAACAACTTGTTTTGCTGAAAGTGCCCGACAGACTGTTATATAACCAAATGATTGGCAGGTTGAGGAGGCTGATGACTGGCTGCGTTACGGCAATCCCTGGGAGAAGGCCCGACCCGAGTACATGCGCCCCGTCAAGTTCTATGGCAGAACCGAGCACACCCCAGATGGTGTGAAATGGGTTGACACTCAGGTGAATAGAGGACAGGGGTTGGGGGTGAGGTTGAGGGTGCATATGaggaagacgtgtgtgtgtgtgtgtgtgtgtgtgtgtgtgtgtgtgtgtgtgtgtgtgtgtgtgtgtgtgtgtgtgtgtgtgtgtgtgtgtgtgtgtgtgtttgagaaggGAGATGAAAAACAAGGCACTGGATGCCAACAAGTAACCATCATTGAATTATCATTGAATCATCAATAAACCATCATTGAATCAATCATCAATGAACCATCATTGAATCAATCAATGAATATGGATTCCATTGGCAGATGTCTCTAATCTCAGTCTCTTGTAATTGTGTTGACAGGTCGTGTTGGCTCTGCCATATGACACCCCTATCCCCGGGTACAGAAACAACATTGTCAACACCATGAGACTGTGGTCTGCAAAGGCCCCATGCGACTTCAACCTGAAAGACTGTAAGTGTCTTACAGAGGCCAAGGCACTATGTATGCGTTGCTTGAATACATGTTTTTCGCCTTGACTGGCTGCAATCCACCATTTCATGTGCTTAGTTTGCTAGATCTGCAAATTGCTAACATTACTCATGTAAGTCATGTTACATAATTGGCTACTGGGAACCGTTGCCCTGAGGGTGTATTTTTCCTTGTCTCCAACAGTCAACGTTGGTGGGTACATTCAGGCTGTGTTGGACAGAAACTTATGCGAGAACATTTCCCGTGTGCTGTACCCCAATGATAACGTAAGAATATGTCTGAATTTCTCTCTAAAATCCAAGTGCAGTGTCGGTTTtgatgatatacagtatatatatatattatagataCACGTCAGAATACATTGTGACAGGTCTGCTCTATACTCTGTATTTCTTCTCTTAAAAAAAGGACTGGCATTGATGGGAATTTGAAATCTTATGTATTgtgatcacaggaggttggtggcacctgaaTTGGGGAGGAcgtggctcgtggtaatgactggagcggagtcAGTGTAATGGTCTCAAATAGTCGCCATTCCATATACTCCATTccaaccattattatgagccgtcctcccctcagcagcctccactgattgtGACACGCCCTCAAGATGGCGACAGACAGATATGACAGGTCAGCTCACCTCTATGTGTCTTCCTCCCCAGTTCTTTGAGGGCAAGGAGCTGCGGCTGAAGCAGGAGTACTTTGTGGTGGCCGCCACCCTTCAGGACGTCGTCCGTCGTTTCAAGGCCTCCAAGTTTGGCTCCAGAGAGATCGTCCGCACAGACTTCGCCTTTCTGCCCAGCAAAGTGAGAACTCCCGAGTGGTGATTCAGACGTACACTTAgatgtctccatttcactttatGTCTTCATGTCACTGGCTTAGGTATCCTTTTTGTTGATGTCTTGTTCTGATGTGGTGGTGTTGCATTCGTACTTGTGCACCTCTGTGTTTATATCGGTGGTAACTTCGAAAGTTATGCTGTGTCAGTATAGTTATGCTGTGTCAGTATAGTTATGCTGTGTCAGTATAGTTATGCTGTGTCAGTATAGTTATGCTGTGTCAGTATAGTTATGCTGTGTCAGTATAGTTATGCTGTGTCAGTATAGTTATGGTGTGATTTTAATGTCTGTCGCATCCAGGTTGCCATCCAGCTGAATGACACTCACCCTGCCATGGCCATTCCTGAGCTGATGAGGGTACTGGTTGATGAGGAGAAGCTGGATTGGGACAAGGTGAGTGGAGGAGAAGACGAGGTTCTGACTAGGTAGACTGAATAACTTTCATAGAGCTCGCCAGCTTGTagtccaaaaaaaaaaaaggaaatgaGTTAACTCTGGTTCTTTAAGTCATCCCTGTGGGGCAAATGAATGGGGGAAGAATACGGTTTTGGGAAATGATAAAACGCAGAAAATAAGGTTTGAAGTTAACACAAGCTTATGAGAacttatactgtatgttgtatgaGATATCAGAATTATGAATGAATTATGAAGTCtgtgatttttaaaaatgtattacataaatgcttcaaaattcaTAAAAAGCGACGTTAGCTGATGAATATGATGTCATGGAACAAAACGTAtcagatctcctaagcctgtgtttaccacagaccttattttcagcGTTTATCCAAACACCTCAAACTCAATTTATTTCCTGATAGGCTTTGGCCAAGAGCCATGGCAGAGTTAGTGTCTACAAAAAGACACCATTACTATTGCGCTCTATTGCCCTGAACAGTTGTACATCCGGTATTACTGCCCACGCCATTTCATATGTCGTTGTACTTCAGTAATGATACCAGGAGGGGGCAACAAAGACCAGCATAGTAGAATGTGTTGGCTTGGGCCATCGAGATACATAGAGAACTAGGGCCCAaaagcctgttttagcatgggcagcaccattgaggacTTTCACCACTTTGAGATATTAAACTTggtgggacttcctatgggttaaagaaggatcacataattccatccgggtcatcaggagggatacCAATGAATGATGCTCTtgagcaaacattccataactgcaggtggcaTTAAGTCGCTGaccttggctttatacctgttcaaacaacacactccaggtggcagtatgcaccctttcagtttgtttaccaactcagaagtagtagaagaagacgccataatggcacagatacaaaagAGTAgtcctccatccttctctactGCCTTGGCACACACTACTAATAAATATTTAGAACAAATGTGAAGCTAAGACTACTAAGACTACCATTCATTTGCCCTACTTGTATCAAGAGAGGGTCATGAACCACCAGGCAAATACATCCTCTTATCTTACCTCTGTCCTTCTGTGTTTCCAGGCCTGGGACGTGTGTGTCCGTACCTGTGCCTACACAAACCACACCGTGCTGCCTGAGGCCCTGGAGCGCTGGCCCATTGACCTGTTCCAACACCTGCTGCCCCGTCACCTGGAGATCATCTTCGAGATCAATCGTCGCTTCCTGCAGGTACATACGTGCGGGCAGGAAGTGTTATTACAGAACAGTGCCCCTTGCGCTTTGTCTAACTCCGAGCTAAGGTACCACAACATGTTATTAGAGGCTAACTTGATTGAAATCCGCCCTCCAGTACGTTGCCTCTAAGTTCCCTGGCGACAACGACCGTCTGCGCCgcatgtccctgattgaggagGGCGATTGCAAGAAAGTCAACATGGCTCATCTGTGTATCGTTGGATCCCATGCTGTCAACGGCGTAGCCCGCATCCACTCGGAGATCCTCATCGCCACTCTGTACGTGTCCTACACAAACCGCATACACATCACATTTAGGCTACATGACATGttacatttagcagacgctcttatccagagcgacttacagttagagCCTTCAGCTTAAGGTGGTTAAGAGAGACAACCACCTATCACGGTCCTAACCCGTTTTTCCCCCCTCAATAAGTAGCTAATTACACATTTAAAATCACAATATTTCAAAGTAACACAGACACATCAGGTGTCAATCGATGGATTAGTCATTTGATGCGTGCACATTTTCAAAGGATTAGTTTGAAGAGTTATAGCAAACTAATTTGATATATCTGGGCTACTGCGTGTTCTGTGTGCAGGTTCAAGGACTTTTATGAGTTGGACCCACACAAGTTCCAGAACAAGACCAATGGCATCACCCCCCGTCGCTGGCTGGTTATGTGCAACCCTGGCTTGGCTGAGGTCATCGCAGAGGTAGGGGAACTGTTGCAAAAACACTTCGAAAGTAGTACGACTTTTGCATTGGAAGTAGCCATACATTTGAAATCATTTTGACCGTATGTTTATAATATCAGTGTTGCAAAATAGATGTTTCTGTTCATGATGAGAGCGCCAGTAACCTGATACTTGCACGCTATAACCTTTCTAATGTCATCTCTTTTGTCAGAGAATTGGAGAGGAGTTTGTCCGTGACCTCGACCAGCTGAAGAAACTGTTGAAGTTCATTAATGATGATGCTTTCATCCGTGACATCGCCAAAATCAAGCAGGTGAGTCCAAGATACTGTAGTACGTCACAgaaggctggtgaggggaggacggctcataataatggctggaatggagtgaatggaatggtatccaacacatagaaaccatgtatTTGATGTGTTTGCTATCATTCCATTAATTCCGTTCCAGCCATGACTATGGGTCCGTCCTTCCCAGTTAAAGTGCCATCAGCCACCTGTGGGTAGTACTGTAAGTCATTTGACAAGTTCTGTGCCTACTTCACGCCCCCATCATATCCTCCCTAATGTAGGAGAACAAGCTGAAGTTCGCTGTGCACCTGGAGGAGCACTACAAGGTCAAGATCAACCCCCAGTCCATGTTTGACTTTCAAGTCAAAAGAATCCACGAGTACAAGAGACAGCTGCTCAACTGTCTGCACATGATCACCTACTACAACCGTTAGTACTTCCCcggcactctctctccctctctctctgtgcttctacctctctctactcctacTATACACCCATCTGTCTATTTCTCAGGTATCAAGAAAGAGCCAAACAAGCACTGGACCCCAAGAACCATCATGGTCGGAGGAAAGGTAGGTTTGGCGGCCCTTAGCCTTCAGAGTAACAGCGTGTAGTTACCGGAAGTAAATATAGAACAATAACTGACATCCACAACTCATGAAGCAacaccctctcccccatctcccagGCTGCCCCAGGATACCACACAGCCAAGATGATCATCCGTCTCATCACAGCTATCGGTGAGGTTGTCAACCACGACCCCGTGATCGGCGACCGCCTCAAAGTCATCTTCTTGGAGAACTACAGAGTCACCCTGGCTGAGAAAGGTGACCGACTAACCCATAACCCCATGGGTCTCTGGTATAATGTGTAGTTTACCCTCGTCTACAATGCTCTCCTCTTGTActgtatccctccatccatctttccttttctctcttccctctctctccgtttttTCCCCACGCTTATCATTTCCCTCACACTCCTTGTCCCCTCCCAGCCATCCCCTCTGCTGACCTGTCTGAGCAGATCTCTACAGCTGGCACAGAGGCCTCTGGCACTGGCAACATGAAGTTCATGCTGAACGGCGCTCTGACCATCGGCACCATGGACGGAGCCAACGTGGAGATGGCCGAGGAGGCCGGAGAGAATAACCTCTTCATCTTCGGCATGAGGGTGGAGGATGTGGACGCAATGGACGCCGGCAAAGGGTGAGCAGGAAGACGTGGAcatggggacagggagggagaagagacagTGGGTTAGAGTAGGGACAGGGAGGCAAAGAGAAACTGATCCACGGGAATGGGAGTGCTGTGGAggagggggacacagagaggggacaggCTCTGCCAGAGTCCCCGATACTGATaagagaattatgttctcaaGGTACATAACCCAATTTAATTATATGACTCTGTCTGCAAACCAGAATTTGTAAGATCCTGGTCGAATGAAacagacggaggcccagctaAAATAGTTAAAAAGGTTTATTTGCGGGAACGTTCTGCCGTGCACCGTACAAAGACCTTCATTTTATAGTgacacacatacttccacacaaaacaTTAGTTATCCTACGCACACACTGTCCTGCTACCCAGTCGACGTAGGGAGAGACCCTGGGAAGTTCTCAGTGCAGAGACCCTGGGAAGTTCTCAGTGGCCCAGCCAAGGTCGGCCCTGAATCTTGCTCAGACAGTCCGTTATCAAGATACTAGATATATTGTCACCAAAACATTAATTCTGACTACGAACTACACTCTCAGATATAATTCTACTGACTAAATCACACACAGCATTAAAATAGTCTAATGATTGtaatcaatttcatacaatcATATGGTTTCAGAGTTATGGTATCAGAGGGTAATATTCTAATAATTCTAATCATATAATTCTATTAACAGATACACACGTGGCAAGGTTTAGATACTGtttggccaggtctcccttgtaTAAGAAATATCAATctcaacatactgtatgtttttCTGTTTAAGATAATCGAGACAAAATGAACCTGGGGAACGCGACAATCAGAACAGCGTGCTTTAAATACTGGCCTTTGTCTTGCACAGATACCACGCCTCTGAGTACTACAACCGTATTCCCGAGCTGAAACAGGCCATGGACCAGATCGCTGGTGGCTTCTTCAGCCATAAGCAGCCAGACCTCTTCAAGGAACTTGTGGACCTGCTGATGCACCACGACaggtaatcacacacacacacgcgcgcatgcACGCATAAGTATTTTCTTCAACGTATTCTTATCTAATGTTTTATGCACAGGTTCAAGGTGTTTGCTGACTACGAAGCCTACATCAAGTGTCAGGACAAGGTCAACGAACTGTACAAGGTCAGTGTTATGGCTAAACAACATAGGTTGCCTGGTTCAGGTATCCGTCCATACCTTATCAAATATTGATCTCCTCGTTATCTTTCCTTCcgccctgtctgtccctctctctaaaaACAGAATCCCAAGGAATGGACCAAGATGGTGATCCATAACATTGCAGGCTGTGGTAAATTCTCCAGCGACCGCACCATTTCCCAGTACGCCCGGGAGATCTGGGGCGTGGAGCCCAGCCTGGAGAAGATCCCTGCCCCCGACGAGCAACTCAAATAAGCTGTGCGTCCACTCCACACAGTTCCCTTCTTCACCACTGACCCCACAATAAGCACCATTAGATATGCCTGAGGGAAATGGCTAATCATTTCTTAAAGCACTTCCCACTGGGCGCACGTTGGTAGAACCAATGTCGATTCCACGCCCtttcaatgttgtttccacgccATTTCAACAAAATGACGCGGCACCAACGCGGAATAGACGTTGAAtggacgtctgtgcccagtgggtttaaTGACTTCAGTGATGGATGTCTGTTTTACTAGTCTGTAGCATATACATAGAGTTCTGGCTGTTCACATGGCTCACACCATCACTGTTCAAACCCCTTATCATGACATGCATTGAGCTCACAATAGCAGTAGATGAGAAAGGAAGCAATGCCTTCTGTTTAGTGACAACAGAGACATGAATTTACCGATATTCACTGTTCTGTCACTGATCAGACCATGCATGTATTAATGGTCTAAACTGCTGTTGTTCTGGAGAGGCCATACGAGCTGTGTGGTGGCTTTTGCGTTTGGTTATGTGGACTTGGATCCGTTGCTGAAAGAGTTTGTGTTTTTTCTGTAGTTTGAGCTATATGCATTTATCTTGGCTTGAATGCCGTCAATATTGTACATGCATTCTCATAGCATAGGCTCTAGTCAATGATGAGAACCATCCTTCTTAGGGAACTGCCGTGATTGTGACATGCTTGCCTCTCCTACATCCGCCCACCCCATCAATATATGTATGGTGGCTAAAGGACAACCTCCGTGCAAACTCTGTTCGGGGACATAGGCCTGCATTAATATATTGATCTGTATCTAGTCTTTTTACTCAATCAGATAGAAAACCAATGTTAAACAGCTGTATATTTGTCAACCTGTGTATATGTTTTGTTTTGACCTAAAGAAATTGACGTATGCGTGTAGTCCATTTGAAGACCTCTGAGGGTCAGCCTGGGAACCAGAGAAGAAGAGCCGTGGAGGGGCGGGATAACACAGCTGCTCCACAGACGGAGGAAGTGTCCGTGATTTGTTGTTGAGAAACCCACACAATGGCCTTCCCAGACGTCTTTTTGTTTCACCTTATGGTAATCAACAATGGCCAAGAAACACCTGTGGCCAAGAAAGCCACATCTCCCCGTCTTTTCAGGATGTTCTTCATACTAAGACAATAAAAAAATAGTAGACCTTTGGCTTTTGTTCATCACACACAAAGATTCCACTGTCAGCATGTGTACTCGATATATGTTTGTATCTTAGAATTGAAGTGCACAAGCTCAAACGATGAAACAGGTATAGTGGCCACCTACTTTGAAAAGGGGCACTGCTTGGTCatactgacatggttagtctGTGTGTTGATAAGTAACCACATAAACAGAGGTGCAACACATTACAAATGGAAACCATGTGCCTTGCAAAGTATTTGCTgccctttataaatacattaaGACAAGCTTTTTATAAACAtgcacatatacagtaccagtcaagtttggacacaccaactcattcaagggtttttctttattttttttactattttctacattgtagaataatattgaaggcatcaaaactatgaaataacacatatggaatcatgtagtaaccaaaaaagtgttaaacaaatcaaaatatatttgagattcttcaaagtagccaccctttgccttgatgacagctatgcacgctcgtggcattctctcaaccagcttcatctggaatgcttttccaacagtcttgaaggagttcccacatatgctgagcacttgttggctgcttttccttcactttgcagtccaactcatcccaaaccatctcaaatgggttgaggtctggtgattgtggagaGGCCGGAaagcgggctgccttctgagaattctgcaagcaaacgtgcaatctttggacaataaaattgtCGAGTTAcggggaagattaaactaccaacgggacaataAAAGCGGTAACATCTTATGcatcacggagtcgtggctgaacgacgacaatatcaacatactggctggttatacaatgtaccggcaggatagaacagcggcgtctggtaagacgaggggcggcagactatgtatttttgtaaataacagctggtgcactatatctaaggaagtctcgagccatTGCTCGCCTGTGGTTGAGTATATAATGATAAGCACTACCTAGAGAGAGCTCTCATCTGT
This window contains:
- the LOC115135513 gene encoding glycogen phosphorylase, muscle form-like, translated to MSKPLSDHDRKKQISVRGLAGVENVAELKLAFNRHLHFTLVKDRNVASKRDYYFALANTVRDHLVGRWIRTQQYYYEKDPKRVYYISLEFYMGRTLQNTMVNLALENACDEAVYQLGLDMEELEDMEEDAGLGNGGLGRLAACFLDSMASLGLAAYGYGIRYEFGIFNQKIVKGWQVEEADDWLRYGNPWEKARPEYMRPVKFYGRTEHTPDGVKWVDTQVVLALPYDTPIPGYRNNIVNTMRLWSAKAPCDFNLKDFNVGGYIQAVLDRNLCENISRVLYPNDNFFEGKELRLKQEYFVVAATLQDVVRRFKASKFGSREIVRTDFAFLPSKVAIQLNDTHPAMAIPELMRVLVDEEKLDWDKAWDVCVRTCAYTNHTVLPEALERWPIDLFQHLLPRHLEIIFEINRRFLQYVASKFPGDNDRLRRMSLIEEGDCKKVNMAHLCIVGSHAVNGVARIHSEILIATLFKDFYELDPHKFQNKTNGITPRRWLVMCNPGLAEVIAERIGEEFVRDLDQLKKLLKFINDDAFIRDIAKIKQENKLKFAVHLEEHYKVKINPQSMFDFQVKRIHEYKRQLLNCLHMITYYNRIKKEPNKHWTPRTIMVGGKAAPGYHTAKMIIRLITAIGEVVNHDPVIGDRLKVIFLENYRVTLAEKAIPSADLSEQISTAGTEASGTGNMKFMLNGALTIGTMDGANVEMAEEAGENNLFIFGMRVEDVDAMDAGKGYHASEYYNRIPELKQAMDQIAGGFFSHKQPDLFKELVDLLMHHDRFKVFADYEAYIKCQDKVNELYKNPKEWTKMVIHNIAGCGKFSSDRTISQYAREIWGVEPSLEKIPAPDEQLK